One Ornithodoros turicata isolate Travis unplaced genomic scaffold, ASM3712646v1 ctg00000895.1, whole genome shotgun sequence genomic window, CACTTCAAGGAGCACATAGGCTTTCCGTGGAACAGAGGGTCGCATTTCTTCACGCCTGTGTAGGTACACTTACAGTGACGCAGCAGGTTCATGATCTGCCTCGAGTATGCAGAATAGGAATGCCCTTCTATGGCTTCACACTCGTGTGAATCCGCTTGTGGCGCGACAGGCTGCTGCTACAGTTGAACTTTGCAgtacagagatcgcacttgtagggACCGTCGCTCACGTGTGCCCACTTATGATTCTTCAAGTTTGTATTCAGGGTGaattctgcaggacagaggtcgcacttgaagggcttctcgcctgtgtgtacTCGCTTGTGGTACCTCAGGCTGGAGCCATGGgagaactctgcaggacagagctCACACTTATAGGGCTTCCTGCCTGTGTGCTTTTGCTTGTGATTAAACAGGCTGGTGCCATGAgagaactctgcaggacagagatcgcacttgtaagGGTTCTTGTCTGTGTGTTTTTGCTTGTGATAGAAGAGGCTGGTGCgatggctgaactctgcaacaCAGGAATCACACTTATAGGGCTTCTTGCCCTCGTGCGCCCACTTGTGACTGAGCAGGCTCTTGCTTTGGCTAaattctgcaggacagagatcgcacttgtatggcttctccccCGCGTGTGCTCGGTTGTGATATGACAAGGACTGGCTgcggctgaactctgcatgacagagctcacacttgtaaggcttctcGCCCGCGTGCCCCCGCTTGTGGCGCGCCAGGTTCGCGCTACAGCTGAATTCCGCAGTACACAGATTGCACTTAAtgggcttctcacctgtgtgtttTCGCATGTGGCGTGACAGGCTAAAGCTCTGGGTAAACTCTGCAGTACAAAGATCGCACTTATGGGGCACCTTGCCCACgtgttttcgcttgtgataCAACAGGCTCGCGTCATGGCTGAaatctgcaggacagagatcgcacttataGGGCTTCTCGCCTGTATGCTTTCGCCTGTGATACTTCAGGaccatgttgtgcatgaactgggcaggacagagatcacacttgtattGTCTCTCACTCGTGTGTGTTCTCTTGTGATCTTGCAGCTTCACACCCttgatgaactctgcagggcagagatTGCATTTGAATGGCTTTATGCCCATGTGTTTTCGCTTGTGGTAGGTCAGGCTCATGCAatagctgaactctgcaggacagatatCACACTTGTAGCGCTTCTTGATCCTGTGTGTGTGCTTGTCACGCTGCAGGCACATACTGCGGCTGGACTCTGCAGGGCtgagattgca contains:
- the LOC135375561 gene encoding zinc finger protein ZFP2-like isoform X1; protein product: MRMCERRRDTCVFESSSFGPRDLQLREMELSSKSAGQIGRVKSEPLDVGLLPEQGQQQQCNESAPGDKSYRVTLGMCHIKKEPPDDCSYEHQIIQVKTEPYNTAILEERDHMGHSHGSTPEGATESHGRLCIKDQPSGSCDQVSSGRTSSNVQFEIGATTVDPQFEDSALIAAHAQHIEQSSDQSESREACRSSTFSHEKDRLYKCGVCLATCIGTGHMEDHLKTHKMKTFACKTCSATLCHASTLEVHAKCQTGERMSKVRGFACASSAYKCNLSPAESSRSMCLQRDKHTHRIKKRYKCDICPAEFSYCMSLTYHKRKHMGIKPFKCNLCPAEFIKGVKLQDHKRTHTSERQYKCDLCPAQFMHNMVLKYHRRKHTGEKPYKCDLCPADFSHDASLLYHKRKHVGKVPHKCDLCTAEFTQSFSLSRHMRKHTGEKPIKCNLCTAEFSCSANLARHKRGHAGEKPYKCELCHAEFSRSQSLSYHNRAHAGEKPYKCDLCPAEFSQSKSLLSHKWAHEGKKPYKCDSCVAEFSHRTSLFYHKQKHTDKNPYKCDLCPAEFSHGTSLFNHKQKHTGRKPYKCELCPAEFSHGSSLRYHKRVHTGEKPFKCDLCPAEFTLNTNLKNHKWAHVSDGPYKCDLCTAKFNCSSSLSRHKRIHTSVKP
- the LOC135375561 gene encoding zinc finger protein ZFP2-like isoform X2, with the translated sequence MELSSKSAGQIGRVKSEPLDVGLLPEQGQQQQCNESAPGDKSYRVTLGMCHIKKEPPDDCSYEHQIIQVKTEPYNTAILEERDHMGHSHGSTPEGATESHGRLCIKDQPSGSCDQVSSGRTSSNVQFEIGATTVDPQFEDSALIAAHAQHIEQSSDQSESREACRSSTFSHEKDRLYKCGVCLATCIGTGHMEDHLKTHKMKTFACKTCSATLCHASTLEVHAKCQTGERMSKVRGFACASSAYKCNLSPAESSRSMCLQRDKHTHRIKKRYKCDICPAEFSYCMSLTYHKRKHMGIKPFKCNLCPAEFIKGVKLQDHKRTHTSERQYKCDLCPAQFMHNMVLKYHRRKHTGEKPYKCDLCPADFSHDASLLYHKRKHVGKVPHKCDLCTAEFTQSFSLSRHMRKHTGEKPIKCNLCTAEFSCSANLARHKRGHAGEKPYKCELCHAEFSRSQSLSYHNRAHAGEKPYKCDLCPAEFSQSKSLLSHKWAHEGKKPYKCDSCVAEFSHRTSLFYHKQKHTDKNPYKCDLCPAEFSHGTSLFNHKQKHTGRKPYKCELCPAEFSHGSSLRYHKRVHTGEKPFKCDLCPAEFTLNTNLKNHKWAHVSDGPYKCDLCTAKFNCSSSLSRHKRIHTSVKP